The Ictidomys tridecemlineatus isolate mIctTri1 chromosome 6, mIctTri1.hap1, whole genome shotgun sequence genome includes a region encoding these proteins:
- the LOC144365132 gene encoding sperm motility kinase 2B-like, whose amino-acid sequence MFSQSSESSESRVAALQVPGSCSVAAFMEHYEFLKVIGRGGYGQVSLALHRLSGAQVAVKALALEVENIPAFNEPKIMMSLEHPNVVQLFHVIGTESTIYMVMEHVGGGRLLDHITRGMQVEEVRRVFRQIVGAVGYLHDKGIVHRDLKPENIMLDTRGQVKLIDFGAATWFSAGEKLRRVWGTLPYLAPEGVLRQEYEGPPMDVWSLGVILYFMLTRSLPFDSTSSEDLLTRITHARYQVPDSVPVGARRLIHSILTVKPPKRPTVKQISRHPWLKQGGERVPQQCSEALPKHPDPQIMALLVDHGLDPYQTWLSLAKRKFDAGMANYLILQHQKSQGGERMYPAKPVPRRLRLSSCPAGLSQGPVLPTRSTSEPALGALPLPHKHQLPEEAKQPGQVGIRRASLPAPPLDLQPAEAPPPDEASQSSSLSYLPNRWKRLVRLVETVRSSSAQDVSPEQPREPRKSWTRRIANCVQRLCCCMPRVRVRNRVFPRVRRKSEPEPDQETFSGSEFELES is encoded by the coding sequence ATGTTTAGCCAGAGTAGTGAGAGTAGTGAGAGTAGAGTAGCAGCACTGCAGGTGCCAGGCTCCTGCAGCGTGGCAGCCTTCATGGAGCACTATGAGTTCCTGAAGGTCATCGGGCGTGGTGGGTATGGCCAGGTGAGCCTAGCCCTCCATCGCCTCTCAGGGGCACAGGTGGCAGTGAAAGCCCTGGCACTGGAAGTGGAGAACATTCCGGCCTTCAACGAGCCCAAGATCATGATGAGTCTGGAGCACCCCAACGTGGTCCAGCTGTTTCACGTGATTGGCACCGAGAGCACCATCTACATGGTGATGGAGCACGTAGGTGGGGGACGACTGCTTGATCACATCACACGTGGCATGCAGGTGGAGGAGGTCCGGAGGGTTTTCAGGCAGATCGTGGGTGCCGTGGGCTACCTCCATGACAAGGGCATCGTGCACCGAGACCTCAAgccagagaacatcatgctggatACCAGAGGCCAAGTCAAGCTGATCGACTTTGGTGCCGCCACGTGGTTCAGCGCTGGGGAGAAGCTGAGGCGGGTCTGGGGCACACTCCCATACCTTGCCCCTGAAGGTGTCTTGCGGCAAGAGTATGAGGGACCCCCGATGGACGTCTGGAGCCTGGGGGTCATCTTGTATTTTATGTTGACACGGAGCCTCCCATTTGACTCCACCTCCTCTGAGGACCTGCTGACGCGGATCACTCACGCCAGGTACCAGGTCCCTGACTCAGTGCCTGTGGGAGCCCGAAGGCTCATCCACAGCATACTGACCGTGAAGCCCCCGAAGCGGCCCACAGTCAAGCAAATCTCTCGGCACCCATGGCTGAAGCAGGGTGGGGAGCGTGTACCCCAACAGTGTAGTGAGGCTCTTCCCAAACACCCAGACCCCCAAATAATGGCGCTCCTGGTTGACCATGGTCTCGATCCATACCAAACCTGGCTATCTCTGGCCAAGAGAAAGTTTGATGCGGGGATGGCCAACTACTTGATTCTGCAGCACCAGAAGAGCCAGGGGGGAGAGCGCATGTACCCAGCGAAGCCTGTGCCTCGCAGGCTTCGGCTTTCCTCTTGTCCTGCCGGCCTTTCCCAGGGCCCTGTGCTCCCCACGAGGAGCACGAGTGAGCCTGCCCTTGGAGCCTTGCCCTTGCCCCATAAGCACCAGCTGCCTGAGGAAGCCAAACAGCCAGGGCAGGTGGGCATCAGAAGGGCCAGCCTGCCTGCTCCTCCTCTGGACTTGCAGCCTGCTGAGGCCCCGCCTCCTGACGAAGCCTCCCAGTCCAGCTCGCTCTCCTACTTGCCCAACCGCTGGAAGCGCCTGGTCAGGTTAGTAGAGACAGTCCGCAGCAGTTCCGCCCAAGATGTATCCCCAGAGCAACCCCGAGAACCCAGGAAGAGCTGGACCAGGAGGATCGCTAACTGTGTCCAAAGACTGTGCTGTTGCATGCCACGTGTCCGTGTCCGCAATAGAGTGTTTCCAAGGGTTCGCAGGAAAAGTGAGCCAGAGCCGGATCAGGAGACCTTTTCTGGCTCCGAGTTCGAACTGGAGAGCTGA